Proteins from one Bacillus sp. BGMRC 2118 genomic window:
- the hpt gene encoding hypoxanthine phosphoribosyltransferase, producing the protein MMHGEIEKVLISEEEIQAKAKELGEILTKDYADKFPLAIGVLKGAMPFMGDLLKRVNTHLEMDFMDVSSYGNSTVSSGEVKIIKDLDTSVEGRDILIIEDIIDSGLTLSYLVELFKYRKAKSIKIVTLLDKPTGRKVDIKADYIGFIVPDEFVVGYGLDYAEKYRNLSYIGVLKPEVYQNA; encoded by the coding sequence ATTATGCATGGAGAAATTGAAAAAGTTTTAATCTCAGAAGAAGAAATACAAGCAAAAGCAAAAGAACTTGGAGAAATACTTACAAAGGATTATGCTGACAAGTTTCCGTTAGCAATCGGTGTGTTAAAGGGTGCAATGCCATTTATGGGTGATTTACTAAAACGAGTAAATACACACCTTGAGATGGATTTTATGGATGTTTCTAGTTATGGGAATTCAACTGTATCTTCGGGCGAGGTAAAAATCATTAAAGATTTAGACACGTCGGTTGAAGGAAGAGACATTCTTATTATTGAAGATATTATTGACAGTGGTTTAACGTTAAGCTATTTAGTAGAGCTATTTAAGTACCGTAAAGCAAAATCCATCAAGATTGTCACACTTCTTGACAAGCCTACAGGCAGAAAGGTGGATATCAAGGCTGACTATATTGGTTTTATAGTTCCAGATGAGTTTGTAGTAGGATATGGTCTTGATTATGCGGAGAAGTATCGTAACTTGTCATATATCGGAGTTTTAAAGCCAGAAGTATATCAAAATGCATAA
- the tilS gene encoding tRNA lysidine(34) synthetase TilS, translating into MIEKVKSFINKHHLLPKDSTIVVGVSGGPDSLALLHYLYSQKEKEGWRIIAAHVDHMFRGEQSKAEMKYVEHYCYEHQIPCETTQINVTEYQLKQNLSSQVAARECRYRFFAEVMKKHAATYLALAHHGDDQVETILMRLLRGATGKSMAGIQAKRAFEDGHVIRPLLPVTKEEILQYCEVNQLEPRFDPSNEKDTYTRNRIRKVILPFLKNENPNVHTLFQQFSERQLEDQAYLEELTIKSMNTVIKRKSTTELVISIPDFCNQPIPLQRRGLQLILNYLYNVLPSSLSSLHIEQIFHLITSSHPSGHLTFPKGLIVKRSYDFCMFTFQEEKVNTYSYFLWKGDKVSLPAGDEISVIETTDYPRQLSHNQFIINPLDIEFPLIVRNRRHGDKIQLKGMNGSRKIKDIFIDAKIPIHNRDSWPVVEDSEGNVLWLPGLKKSRFETSENTQLSYIVLQYKRR; encoded by the coding sequence ATGATTGAAAAGGTAAAAAGTTTTATAAACAAACATCATTTGCTTCCTAAAGATTCCACCATTGTTGTAGGTGTTTCTGGTGGACCTGATTCTCTTGCACTATTACACTATCTCTACTCTCAAAAAGAAAAAGAGGGATGGCGAATTATAGCAGCCCATGTTGACCATATGTTTAGAGGCGAACAATCAAAGGCTGAAATGAAGTATGTAGAGCATTATTGTTATGAGCACCAAATTCCTTGTGAAACAACTCAAATCAATGTGACAGAATATCAATTAAAACAAAATTTATCTAGTCAAGTTGCAGCACGAGAATGTCGGTATCGCTTTTTTGCAGAAGTTATGAAAAAGCATGCGGCAACTTATTTAGCATTAGCTCATCATGGTGATGATCAGGTCGAAACCATTTTAATGAGGTTGTTGCGTGGGGCAACAGGAAAATCAATGGCAGGTATTCAAGCAAAACGCGCGTTTGAAGACGGCCATGTAATCCGGCCATTATTGCCTGTTACTAAGGAAGAAATCTTACAATATTGTGAAGTGAATCAGCTTGAGCCACGGTTCGACCCATCTAATGAAAAAGATACCTATACAAGAAATAGAATCAGAAAGGTAATACTACCCTTTTTGAAAAATGAGAATCCAAACGTACATACTTTGTTCCAGCAATTTAGTGAGAGACAACTGGAGGATCAAGCATATTTAGAGGAATTAACAATCAAAAGTATGAATACAGTTATAAAAAGGAAAAGTACCACAGAATTAGTCATTTCAATACCAGATTTCTGTAATCAGCCTATTCCTTTACAAAGAAGAGGACTTCAACTAATATTAAACTATCTTTATAATGTTTTACCGAGTTCTTTAAGTTCTTTACATATTGAACAAATTTTTCATTTAATTACCAGCAGCCATCCTTCTGGGCACTTAACGTTTCCAAAAGGGTTAATTGTGAAAAGGTCTTATGATTTTTGTATGTTTACGTTCCAAGAGGAAAAAGTAAATACATACTCGTATTTTTTGTGGAAAGGGGACAAGGTTTCGCTTCCAGCGGGTGATGAGATATCAGTTATAGAAACGACTGATTATCCGCGGCAGCTAAGTCACAATCAGTTCATCATTAATCCTTTAGATATTGAATTTCCTTTGATTGTGAGAAATCGAAGACACGGAGACAAAATTCAATTAAAGGGTATGAATGGTTCACGAAAAATAAAAGATATCTTTATTGATGCAAAAATACCGATTCATAATCGAGATTCATGGCCAGTAGTTGAGGATAGTGAAGGAAATGTTCTTTGGTTACCAGGACTTAAAAAATCAAGGTTTGAAACATCAGAAAACACGCAGTTATCATACATAGTATTGCAGTATAAAAGGCGATGA
- a CDS encoding type III pantothenate kinase, translating into MIFVLDVGNTNTVLGVYDQDTLKYHWRIETSRNKTEDEYGMLIKSLLAHENISYSDITGIIISSVVPPIMFALERMCKKYFNLNPLVVGPGIKTGLNIKYENPREVGADRIVNAVAGIAQYGSPLIIVDFGTATTYCYINEDKEYMGGAIAPGVSISTEALYSKAAKLPRIEIARTETIIGKNTVTAMQAGIVYGYVGQVEGIVRRMKEESGTNPKVIATGGLAALISNESNIIDIIDPFLTLKGLHLIYLRNQKND; encoded by the coding sequence ATGATTTTTGTACTAGATGTAGGGAATACAAATACAGTATTGGGTGTTTATGATCAAGATACATTGAAATATCATTGGAGAATTGAAACTAGCCGTAATAAAACGGAAGATGAATATGGAATGCTCATTAAATCACTGCTGGCACATGAAAACATTTCATACTCAGATATTACAGGAATAATCATTTCATCTGTTGTTCCACCAATCATGTTTGCACTTGAAAGAATGTGTAAGAAGTATTTCAATTTAAATCCACTTGTTGTTGGACCAGGTATAAAAACAGGCTTGAATATTAAATATGAAAACCCGCGTGAAGTGGGAGCAGATCGTATTGTAAATGCCGTTGCGGGAATTGCTCAATATGGAAGTCCATTAATCATAGTAGACTTTGGGACAGCAACCACATATTGCTACATAAATGAAGACAAGGAATATATGGGTGGTGCAATTGCACCAGGTGTTAGCATATCTACTGAAGCCCTTTATTCTAAAGCAGCTAAATTACCTCGTATTGAGATTGCGAGAACAGAGACGATAATAGGTAAAAACACAGTTACAGCTATGCAGGCAGGGATTGTTTATGGATATGTTGGACAAGTTGAGGGAATCGTCAGACGTATGAAGGAAGAATCGGGAACAAATCCTAAGGTAATTGCAACTGGTGGATTGGCTGCATTGATTTCAAATGAATCAAACATTATAGATATTATTGATCCATTCCTAACACTAAAGGGATTACATTTAATTTATTTACGCAACCAAAAGAACGACTAG
- a CDS encoding serine/threonine protein kinase — MMNNTLKNPACKASSGTVITGKWHKQSYRILKPLGYGANGYVYLASGTAGLVAIKLSDNNMSITSEVNVLRHFSKVQESTLGPSLLDVDDWFRPELGVTIPFYVMEYVKGEEFLTFVNGRGNEWIGILSSQLLQDLDKLHSAGWVFGDLKPDNLLVTGPPPKVRWLDVGGVTVQGRSIKEFTEFFDRGYWGVGSRVAEPSYDLFAVAMIIINASLQKRFNKSSSGGEKQLRDIITSTSSLQKFEHVLMYAIEGKYKNALDMRKDLISAMSNARSVPTKSKPKAYSQQPAKHQKPTASMTRKGQKIVKKKKGKKGVFETILIFVFLLGAYFLYVYGQLI, encoded by the coding sequence GTGATGAACAATACATTGAAGAATCCGGCATGTAAAGCTTCTTCAGGCACTGTTATAACTGGGAAGTGGCATAAACAGTCTTATCGGATTTTAAAGCCATTAGGATACGGAGCAAATGGATATGTATATTTAGCCAGTGGTACAGCGGGGTTAGTAGCAATTAAGTTAAGTGATAATAATATGTCAATTACATCAGAAGTAAATGTATTACGACACTTTTCAAAGGTCCAAGAGTCTACACTTGGGCCTTCTTTGCTAGATGTTGATGATTGGTTCCGCCCGGAATTAGGAGTAACCATTCCCTTTTATGTAATGGAATATGTAAAGGGAGAGGAATTTTTAACATTTGTAAATGGAAGAGGCAATGAGTGGATCGGTATCCTTTCGTCTCAACTCTTACAAGATTTAGACAAGCTGCATTCAGCTGGTTGGGTATTCGGTGATCTAAAGCCTGATAATTTGCTTGTGACAGGACCACCTCCTAAGGTAAGGTGGCTAGATGTAGGTGGGGTAACAGTACAAGGTCGGTCTATAAAAGAGTTCACCGAGTTTTTTGATCGGGGTTACTGGGGGGTAGGATCAAGAGTCGCGGAACCCTCTTATGATTTATTTGCTGTTGCGATGATAATAATCAATGCTTCCTTGCAAAAAAGGTTTAATAAAAGTTCCTCAGGTGGAGAGAAACAACTAAGAGATATCATAACAAGCACTTCCTCCCTTCAAAAGTTTGAGCATGTCTTAATGTATGCTATTGAGGGAAAATATAAAAATGCATTAGATATGAGGAAAGACTTGATCTCTGCTATGAGTAATGCACGTTCTGTTCCAACAAAATCTAAGCCTAAAGCTTATAGTCAGCAGCCAGCCAAGCACCAAAAGCCTACTGCTTCAATGACAAGAAAAGGACAAAAGATAGTAAAAAAGAAGAAAGGAAAAAAAGGGGTATTTGAAACAATTCTCATTTTTGTCTTTTTATTAGGCGCATATTTCCTATATGTGTACGGTCAATTAATATAA
- a CDS encoding ATP-dependent metallopeptidase FtsH/Yme1/Tma family protein has protein sequence MNRIFRNTIFYLLIFLVVIGVVSFFNGSGQKTEELNYTQLTQYIEDGEVKEITIQPRLAVLEIRGQLKSYKEEEQVFVTHILNNSPQMAEHVENLARSAKVKIIPAEETSGWVTFFTSIIPFVIIFILFFFLLNQAQGGGSRVMNFGKSKAKLYSEEKKKVRFKDVAGADEEKQELVEVVEFLKDPRKFAELGARIPKGILLVGPPGTGKTLLARAVAGEAGVPFFSISGSDFVEMFVGVGASRVRDLFENAKKNAPCIIFIDEIDAVGRQRGAGVGGGHDEREQTLNQLLVEMDGFGANEGIIIVAATNRPDILDPALLRPGRFDRQITVDRPDLKGREAVLRVHARNKPLSDKIDLKAIAARTPGFSGADLENLLNEAALVAARHNKKQIEPDDIDEATDRVIAGPSKKSRVISKKERNIVAYHEAGHTIIGLVLDEADTVHKVTIVPRGQAGGYAVMLPKEDRYFMTKPELLDKITGLLGGRVAEEIVFGEVSTGAHNDFQRATGIARKMVTEYGMSDKLGPLQFGQAQGGQVFLGRDIHNEQNYSDKIAYEIDIEIQTFIKDSYERARKILTENRDKLELVAQTLLEVETLDAAQIKHLYDNGKLPENNETSSTTDTKSVDVKVPTETKSDDVKVNIHSKKEDEEEK, from the coding sequence ATGAATCGGATCTTCCGTAATACCATCTTTTATTTATTAATCTTTTTAGTTGTAATAGGGGTCGTTAGCTTCTTCAATGGTTCAGGTCAAAAAACTGAGGAATTAAATTATACTCAGTTGACTCAGTACATAGAAGATGGAGAAGTTAAGGAAATAACCATTCAGCCTAGACTTGCGGTATTAGAAATACGTGGTCAGCTGAAAAGTTATAAGGAAGAAGAGCAAGTCTTTGTAACACATATTTTGAATAACAGTCCACAAATGGCAGAACATGTGGAAAATTTAGCTCGATCTGCAAAGGTTAAGATTATACCGGCAGAGGAAACGAGTGGATGGGTAACATTCTTTACGTCAATTATCCCATTTGTCATCATCTTCATCTTATTCTTCTTCTTATTAAACCAAGCTCAGGGTGGCGGAAGCCGTGTAATGAACTTTGGTAAAAGTAAGGCTAAGCTTTATAGTGAAGAAAAGAAAAAGGTTCGCTTCAAGGATGTAGCAGGAGCGGATGAAGAAAAGCAAGAATTAGTAGAAGTTGTAGAGTTCTTAAAAGATCCACGAAAGTTTGCTGAATTAGGTGCAAGAATACCTAAGGGGATTCTATTAGTCGGACCTCCTGGTACTGGTAAAACATTACTTGCTCGTGCGGTTGCAGGAGAAGCTGGTGTACCGTTCTTCTCAATCAGTGGTTCAGACTTCGTAGAAATGTTTGTCGGTGTAGGGGCTTCACGTGTAAGAGATTTATTCGAGAATGCTAAGAAAAACGCACCGTGTATTATCTTCATTGATGAAATAGATGCTGTTGGACGTCAGCGTGGAGCTGGAGTTGGCGGAGGTCATGATGAGAGAGAACAAACATTAAACCAATTACTAGTTGAAATGGATGGTTTCGGAGCTAATGAAGGTATTATTATCGTTGCTGCGACAAACCGCCCAGATATATTAGACCCTGCCTTATTACGTCCGGGCCGTTTTGACAGACAAATTACGGTAGACCGCCCAGACTTAAAAGGACGTGAAGCAGTATTACGAGTTCATGCTCGCAACAAGCCTTTATCTGATAAGATTGATTTAAAAGCAATTGCCGCTCGTACACCAGGCTTCTCGGGAGCAGATCTAGAGAACCTTTTAAATGAAGCAGCATTAGTTGCTGCACGTCATAATAAGAAGCAAATTGAACCTGATGATATTGATGAAGCAACAGACAGAGTCATTGCAGGACCATCAAAGAAGAGCCGCGTTATTTCCAAGAAAGAGCGAAATATTGTAGCTTATCACGAAGCTGGACATACAATTATCGGTTTGGTTCTTGATGAAGCAGATACAGTTCACAAAGTAACAATTGTTCCTAGAGGGCAAGCTGGTGGTTATGCAGTGATGCTTCCAAAAGAAGACCGCTACTTTATGACAAAGCCAGAGCTGTTAGACAAAATTACAGGACTATTGGGTGGTCGTGTGGCAGAGGAGATTGTATTCGGTGAAGTAAGTACCGGAGCTCATAATGATTTCCAACGCGCTACAGGTATTGCTCGTAAGATGGTAACTGAATACGGTATGAGTGACAAACTTGGACCTCTGCAGTTTGGTCAAGCACAAGGTGGCCAGGTATTCCTTGGAAGAGACATTCATAACGAACAAAACTACAGTGATAAGATTGCGTATGAAATTGATATTGAAATTCAAACGTTTATCAAAGACTCGTATGAAAGAGCAAGAAAAATACTAACAGAGAACCGAGATAAATTAGAGCTTGTTGCTCAAACGTTATTAGAGGTTGAGACGTTAGATGCTGCTCAAATTAAGCATTTATATGATAATGGAAAGCTTCCAGAGAATAATGAAACTTCATCAACAACTGACACTAAATCAGTGGACGTAAAAGTACCGACTGAAACGAAGTCAGATGATGTAAAGGTAAACATTCACTCAAAAAAGGAAGATGAAGAAGAAAAGTAG
- a CDS encoding VWA domain-containing protein — MKKGTIKQILLITDGCSNQGEDPIAMAALAREEGITVNVIGVMEQDTIDEKGMQEIEGIAMSGGGVSQVVYAQQLSQTVQMVTRKGMTQTLQGVVNNELKQILGSNTSMEDLPPEKRGEVMEIVDELGETVELEVLVLVDTSASMKYKLPTVKEALLDLSISLNARMGDNRFSVFVFPGKRKEVEKILDWTPRLESLSSVFPKLTSGGITPTGPAIREALSHFEKKRSLRSLISRDEQYIEESGM; from the coding sequence ATGAAAAAAGGTACAATCAAGCAGATTCTATTAATTACTGATGGCTGCTCAAATCAAGGGGAAGATCCAATTGCGATGGCTGCTCTTGCAAGAGAAGAAGGGATTACTGTCAATGTAATTGGAGTAATGGAACAAGATACAATTGATGAAAAAGGAATGCAAGAAATAGAGGGAATTGCAATGTCTGGCGGTGGGGTAAGTCAGGTTGTATATGCACAGCAACTGTCACAAACAGTTCAGATGGTCACTAGAAAAGGAATGACCCAGACACTACAGGGTGTTGTAAATAATGAGTTAAAGCAAATACTAGGTTCTAATACATCAATGGAGGACTTACCACCGGAAAAGCGTGGAGAGGTAATGGAAATTGTTGATGAACTTGGAGAAACAGTAGAATTAGAAGTTTTAGTCTTAGTAGATACAAGCGCCAGTATGAAGTATAAACTTCCAACCGTGAAAGAAGCATTATTAGACCTATCTATTAGTCTAAATGCACGTATGGGAGATAATAGATTCTCTGTATTCGTATTTCCTGGGAAACGTAAAGAGGTAGAAAAGATACTAGACTGGACTCCTAGACTTGAGTCATTATCCTCCGTGTTCCCTAAGTTGACTTCAGGAGGAATTACACCAACAGGTCCTGCAATTCGTGAAGCGCTGTCGCACTTTGAGAAGAAACGATCTTTAAGGAGTTTGATTTCCCGTGATGAACAATACATTGAAGAATCCGGCATGTAA